In Streptomyces chartreusis NRRL 3882, the following are encoded in one genomic region:
- a CDS encoding LysR family transcriptional regulator, translating to MSGHLDPRLLRAFVTVAEELHFTRAAVRLHTAQQALSRDVRRLERELGAELFVRTTRQVALTPDGGRLLPYARRVLRAQEELLAAFDRARPLLVDLNSPGLVTPRRVLHRARELSPGHELMARYESGLTGAAGELLAGRLDASFGRFAGLDPALRAGLDHQPVRYEPMAIVLPEDHRLAPLAQVPLAELVGEAVYAGAGNPRTPEWTGLARLLFEGRGIEIAPPAPLAVGEEEFQRIMARTRHPVLAVVGFPAMPATVSRPLVDPVPLSPVSLVWRKGLTHPALDALRRAAARLAAEEGWLRRPAGGWVPATDDVLMASHG from the coding sequence ATGTCCGGCCACCTCGATCCCCGACTCCTGCGTGCCTTCGTCACCGTCGCCGAGGAACTGCACTTCACCCGTGCCGCGGTGCGCCTGCACACGGCCCAGCAGGCGCTGAGCCGGGACGTGCGGCGGCTGGAGCGGGAGCTGGGCGCCGAGTTGTTCGTCCGGACCACCCGGCAGGTGGCGCTCACGCCCGACGGAGGGCGGCTGCTGCCGTACGCCCGCCGCGTGCTCCGGGCGCAGGAGGAACTGCTCGCCGCCTTCGACCGGGCCCGGCCCCTGCTGGTGGACCTCAACTCCCCGGGCCTGGTCACACCGCGGCGCGTGCTGCACCGGGCGCGTGAACTCTCCCCCGGGCACGAGCTGATGGCCCGCTACGAGAGCGGACTGACCGGAGCCGCCGGGGAGTTGCTCGCGGGCCGGCTGGACGCGTCGTTCGGACGGTTCGCCGGGCTGGACCCGGCGCTGCGGGCCGGGCTGGACCACCAGCCCGTGCGGTACGAGCCGATGGCGATCGTGCTGCCCGAGGACCACCGGCTGGCCCCGCTGGCTCAGGTGCCGCTCGCCGAGCTGGTCGGCGAGGCCGTCTACGCGGGCGCCGGCAATCCCCGCACGCCGGAGTGGACCGGCCTCGCGCGGCTGCTGTTCGAGGGACGGGGCATCGAGATCGCGCCACCGGCGCCACTGGCCGTCGGGGAGGAGGAGTTCCAGCGGATCATGGCCCGTACGCGCCACCCGGTCCTGGCCGTCGTGGGGTTCCCGGCCATGCCGGCGACGGTGTCACGTCCCCTGGTCGATCCCGTTCCGCTCTCTCCCGTGTCGCTGGTGTGGCGCAAGGGCCTGACGCACCCCGCGCTCGATGCGCTGCGGCGGGCGGCGGCGCGGCTCGCGGCGGAGGAGGGGTGGCTGCGCAGGCCCGCCGGAGGGTGGGTTCCCGCCACCGACGATGTCCTCATGGCGTCTCACGGCTGA
- a CDS encoding bifunctional polysaccharide deacetylase/glycosyltransferase family 2 protein → MATRSHRPGTATGAPGGSRGRLRRRLPMRLLLPLLVLVALLAMLMLRGYVHSEILADHRVGPPAANDQVPKEILKGGPVIDTREGRPTSLELPDHELVLTFDDGPDPKWTPKVLDVLKKHDARAVFFITGTMASRYPDLVQRMVDEGHEIGLHTFNHPDLSLQSKSRVDWELSQNQLALAGAAGIRTSLFRPPYSSFVQNMDNRSWPVTEYIGSKGYITIVNNTDSEDWRRPGVRQIIRNATPKGGKGAIVLMHDSGGDRSQTVAALDRYITGLKDQGYRFHTLTAALDAPSAHTPVAGLEAVKGEAWVFLVQASEKTTGVLVTGLAVVGVLVFGRLGLMLILSVAHARRVRRRGFRWGATVTEPVSVLVPAYNEAKCIEQTVRSLVASDHPIEVLVIDDGSTDGTARIVENLGLPGVRVIRQLNAGKPAALNRGIANARHDLIVMMDGDTVFEPTTVRELVQPFGDPRVGAVAGNAKVGNRDSLIGAWQHIEYVMGFNLDRRMYDVLRCMPTIPGAVGAFRRSALERVGGMSDDTLAEDTDITMALHRDGWHVVYAEKAIAWTEAPESVQQLWSQRYRWSYGTMQAIWKHRRSLVERGPSGRFGRVGMPLVSMFMVVAPLLAPLIDVFLLYGLVFGPTEKTIGAWLGVLAVQGVCAAYAFHLDKERMTHLISLPLQQLLYRQLMYVVLLQSWITALTGGRLRWQKLRRTGAVGLPGGGTVPQQQMDGRPVA, encoded by the coding sequence ATGGCAACCCGTTCTCATCGCCCCGGCACCGCGACCGGTGCCCCTGGCGGTTCCCGTGGGCGTTTGCGTCGGCGGCTGCCCATGCGGCTGCTGCTGCCGCTGCTCGTGCTGGTCGCTCTGCTGGCGATGCTCATGCTGCGCGGCTACGTGCACAGCGAGATCCTGGCCGACCACCGGGTCGGCCCGCCCGCGGCCAACGACCAGGTCCCGAAAGAGATCCTCAAGGGCGGGCCCGTCATCGACACCCGTGAAGGGCGGCCCACCAGTCTGGAACTCCCGGACCACGAGCTGGTGCTGACCTTCGACGACGGGCCCGACCCGAAGTGGACGCCCAAGGTCCTCGACGTGCTGAAGAAGCACGACGCCCGGGCCGTCTTCTTCATCACCGGCACGATGGCGTCCCGCTACCCGGACCTCGTCCAGCGCATGGTCGACGAGGGACACGAGATCGGGCTGCACACCTTCAACCACCCCGACCTGTCGTTGCAGAGCAAGAGCCGGGTCGACTGGGAACTGTCCCAGAACCAGCTCGCGCTGGCCGGTGCGGCCGGCATCCGCACCTCGCTGTTCCGCCCGCCCTACTCGTCGTTCGTCCAGAACATGGACAACAGGTCCTGGCCGGTCACCGAATACATCGGCAGCAAGGGCTACATCACCATCGTCAACAACACCGACAGCGAGGACTGGCGCAGGCCCGGCGTCCGGCAGATCATCCGCAACGCCACGCCGAAGGGCGGCAAGGGCGCCATCGTGCTGATGCACGACTCCGGCGGCGACCGCTCCCAGACCGTCGCCGCGCTCGACCGGTACATCACCGGGCTGAAGGACCAGGGCTACCGCTTCCACACCCTCACCGCCGCCCTGGACGCCCCCAGCGCGCACACCCCGGTCGCGGGACTGGAGGCGGTCAAGGGCGAGGCGTGGGTCTTCCTGGTGCAGGCCTCCGAGAAGACGACCGGCGTTCTGGTCACGGGTCTCGCCGTCGTCGGCGTGCTGGTCTTCGGGCGTCTCGGGCTGATGCTGATCCTGTCCGTCGCGCACGCCCGGCGGGTCCGCCGGCGCGGCTTCCGCTGGGGCGCGACCGTCACCGAACCCGTGTCCGTCCTCGTGCCCGCCTACAACGAGGCCAAGTGCATCGAGCAGACGGTCCGTTCCCTCGTCGCCAGCGACCATCCCATCGAGGTGCTGGTCATCGACGACGGCTCGACCGACGGCACCGCCCGCATCGTCGAGAACCTCGGGCTGCCCGGCGTACGCGTCATCCGGCAGCTCAACGCGGGCAAGCCCGCCGCCCTCAACCGGGGCATCGCCAACGCCCGCCACGACCTGATCGTGATGATGGACGGCGACACCGTCTTCGAACCGACCACCGTCCGCGAACTGGTGCAGCCCTTCGGCGACCCGCGCGTGGGCGCCGTCGCGGGCAACGCCAAGGTCGGCAATCGGGACTCGCTCATCGGCGCGTGGCAGCACATCGAGTACGTCATGGGCTTCAACCTCGACCGCCGCATGTACGACGTGCTGCGCTGCATGCCGACGATCCCCGGCGCGGTCGGCGCGTTCCGGCGCAGCGCCCTGGAACGCGTCGGCGGCATGAGCGACGACACGCTCGCCGAGGACACCGACATCACCATGGCCCTGCACCGCGACGGCTGGCACGTGGTGTACGCGGAGAAGGCCATCGCCTGGACCGAGGCCCCGGAGTCCGTCCAGCAGTTGTGGTCCCAGCGCTACCGCTGGTCGTACGGCACGATGCAGGCGATCTGGAAGCACCGCCGCTCCCTCGTCGAGCGGGGCCCCTCGGGCCGCTTCGGCCGCGTGGGCATGCCGCTGGTGTCGATGTTCATGGTCGTGGCGCCCCTGCTGGCCCCGCTCATCGACGTGTTCCTGCTGTACGGGCTGGTGTTCGGCCCGACCGAGAAGACCATCGGCGCCTGGCTGGGCGTCCTCGCCGTACAAGGGGTGTGCGCGGCCTACGCGTTCCACCTGGACAAGGAACGCATGACCCACCTGATCTCGCTCCCGCTCCAGCAGCTCCTGTACCGCCAGCTCATGTACGTCGTCCTCCTCCAGTCCTGGATCACCGCCCTCACCGGCGGCCGGCTGCGCTGGCAGAAGCTCCGGCGTACGGGCGCGGTGGGCCTGCCCGGGGGCGGAACCGTGCCCCAGCAGCAGATGGACGGGAGGCCGGTCGCATGA
- a CDS encoding acyltransferase family protein — translation MTTASVTEAPQKEQTPSGRPVRDRYFDLLRALALFRVVLYHLTGWAWLPLVFPSMGVMFALAGNLMARSLKRPPVQVIRGRMRRLLPPLWLLGVVGVTGMVLQGWGPDADGHPGWWLLHLTFWIVPLSDPPYAEGLPGLHGYVGENWAADLAGPLWYIRAYLWYVLLSPLLLKALRAMPVVTLAMPIALAVAFERGYLDLPGERIPSALTDFSTFGACWILGMAHQEGILRRLPRYLVPSVAPAIALAGLWYALHHGFGPGNDLDSMPLAQALWSFGTVLLLLHVSPSWSEWPRRLRRWAGPIGLLNSRAVTIYLWHNICILVAVTLWDRLWSVTVLEQNVPGLLESPWPVLLLVWVLIGGCVMAFGWVEDLAAKQKPRLWPASEPRVRVRGSRRRRASGG, via the coding sequence ATGACCACGGCTTCCGTGACCGAGGCTCCGCAGAAGGAGCAGACCCCTTCCGGACGGCCCGTCCGCGACCGTTATTTCGACCTGTTGCGAGCCCTCGCGCTGTTCCGCGTCGTGCTGTACCACCTCACCGGCTGGGCCTGGCTGCCGCTGGTGTTCCCGTCGATGGGCGTGATGTTCGCCCTCGCCGGCAACCTCATGGCCCGCTCGCTGAAGCGCCCGCCCGTCCAGGTGATCCGCGGCCGGATGCGCCGCCTGCTGCCCCCGCTGTGGCTGCTGGGCGTCGTGGGCGTCACCGGCATGGTCCTCCAGGGCTGGGGGCCGGACGCCGACGGGCATCCCGGCTGGTGGTTGCTCCACCTCACGTTCTGGATCGTCCCGCTGAGCGACCCGCCCTACGCGGAGGGCCTGCCCGGGCTCCACGGTTACGTCGGCGAGAACTGGGCCGCCGACCTCGCGGGCCCGCTGTGGTACATCCGCGCCTACCTCTGGTACGTCCTGCTGTCCCCGCTGCTCCTCAAGGCCCTGCGCGCGATGCCGGTGGTCACGCTCGCCATGCCGATCGCCCTGGCGGTGGCCTTCGAGCGGGGCTACCTCGATCTGCCCGGCGAGCGGATCCCCTCGGCGCTCACCGACTTCTCCACCTTCGGCGCCTGCTGGATCCTCGGCATGGCCCACCAGGAGGGCATCCTGCGGCGGCTGCCGCGCTACCTCGTCCCCTCCGTGGCGCCCGCCATCGCGCTGGCCGGCCTCTGGTACGCCCTGCACCACGGCTTCGGCCCGGGCAACGACCTGGACAGCATGCCCCTGGCGCAGGCCCTGTGGTCCTTCGGCACGGTGCTCCTGCTGCTGCACGTCAGCCCGTCCTGGTCCGAGTGGCCGCGCCGGCTGCGCCGCTGGGCGGGGCCGATCGGCCTGCTCAACTCCCGGGCGGTGACGATCTACCTCTGGCACAACATCTGCATCCTGGTCGCCGTGACCCTGTGGGACCGGCTGTGGAGTGTCACCGTGCTGGAGCAGAACGTCCCCGGGCTGCTGGAGAGTCCGTGGCCGGTGCTGCTCCTGGTGTGGGTGCTGATCGGCGGCTGCGTCATGGCGTTCGGCTGGGTCGAGGACCTGGCGGCGAAGCAGAAGCCCCGGTTGTGGCCGGCAAGTGAGCCTCGGGTGAGGGTTCGAGGGAGCCGGAGGCGCCGGGCAAGCGGCGGTTAG
- a CDS encoding membrane protein — translation MSKRQTQKMLRLMASGEPVELTSPMASVKKLARLAFVAQQFGYEYADVRQSSGRNGALTMLILPDPSPQARARAAQNWAQYPGAGDGVSLPPLVPDAFELLKARINFDLTGKSAEKRMGYGALGATAGCVILAFRAGGESFDFIAAGVVWLLVMAILGIGLLVTRRRNAKFAARLQAAGFLPVTDENGRLRYLPPGAQMPGHGNPFGGGPYGGGQVPGVPGQPGGMPAPTGGAPAGHGQQAPGPYAQPAPGPYPAQPAPGPYPAQPAPGPYPAQPAPGPYPAQPAPGAYPAQPGPGPYGGRPAPGPYPAPPAPGPYGAQPPGPYSQPYSQPYPQQNPHGQPPQR, via the coding sequence ATGAGTAAGCGGCAGACACAGAAGATGCTGCGGCTGATGGCGAGCGGAGAACCGGTCGAGCTCACCAGCCCGATGGCGTCCGTGAAGAAGCTCGCCCGGCTGGCCTTCGTCGCCCAGCAGTTCGGCTACGAGTACGCGGACGTCCGGCAGAGCAGCGGCCGCAACGGCGCGCTCACCATGCTGATCCTGCCCGACCCCAGCCCGCAGGCCCGGGCCCGGGCCGCACAGAACTGGGCGCAGTACCCGGGCGCCGGTGACGGCGTCTCCCTCCCGCCGCTCGTGCCGGACGCCTTCGAGCTCCTCAAGGCCCGCATCAACTTCGACCTCACCGGCAAGAGCGCCGAGAAGCGCATGGGCTACGGGGCCCTCGGCGCCACCGCGGGCTGCGTGATCCTCGCCTTCCGCGCCGGCGGTGAGTCCTTCGACTTCATCGCGGCGGGTGTGGTGTGGCTGCTGGTCATGGCGATCCTCGGCATCGGGCTGCTGGTCACGCGGCGGCGCAACGCGAAGTTCGCCGCGCGCTTGCAGGCGGCCGGCTTCCTGCCGGTGACCGATGAGAACGGGCGGCTGCGGTACCTGCCGCCCGGGGCGCAGATGCCGGGGCACGGCAATCCCTTCGGGGGAGGGCCGTACGGCGGCGGGCAGGTGCCCGGGGTGCCGGGTCAGCCCGGCGGGATGCCCGCTCCGACCGGAGGCGCCCCCGCGGGTCACGGACAGCAGGCGCCGGGACCGTATGCCCAGCCGGCACCGGGCCCCTACCCCGCCCAGCCGGCACCGGGCCCCTACCCCGCCCAGCCGGCACCGGGCCCCTACCCCGCCCAGCCGGCACCGGGCCCCTACCCCGCCCAGCCGGCACCGGGTGCGTACCCCGCCCAGCCCGGGCCGGGTCCGTACGGTGGCCGGCCCGCGCCCGGCCCGTACCCCGCCCCGCCCGCGCCCGGCCCGTACGGTGCTCAGCCCCCCGGCCCTTACAGTCAGCCGTATTCGCAGCCGTATCCCCAGCAGAACCCCCACGGGCAGCCCCCGCAACGCTGA
- a CDS encoding nitrate/nitrite transporter: protein MTGPGTAPAPPSRGGRWIQHWDPENETFWKETGEKIARRNLFFSVLSEHIGFSIWTLWSVLVLFMGPEYGLTPADKFMLTSMVTLVGAVVRVPYTFAVAIFGGRNWTIISAGLLLVPTVAAFTVMEPGTSFSTFLLVGLLAGIGGGNFASSMTNINAFFPLRKKGWALGLNAGGGNIGVPVIQLAALAIIGAGGGPRVLLGIYIPLILVAAVMAALFMDNLENVKNDTGAAKDAARDAHTWIMSFLYIGTFGSFIGYSFAFGQVLQNQFGRTPLEAAYVTFIGPLLGSLIRPLGGWMADKYGGAKISLWNYVAMGVATSVLIGASMEKSLALFTAAFVVLFVLSGLGNGSTFKMIPGIFQNKALAKGLEGEAAAAYGRRLSGASMGLIGAVGALGGVGINLAFRQSFLSYGSGTGAFVAFLAFYAVCFAVTWAVYLRRTAPRVPATTATSEAKPQLSYAKV from the coding sequence ATGACAGGCCCTGGCACGGCACCCGCACCCCCGAGCAGGGGCGGACGCTGGATCCAGCACTGGGATCCGGAGAACGAGACCTTCTGGAAGGAGACCGGCGAGAAGATCGCCCGCCGGAACCTCTTCTTCTCCGTGCTCTCCGAGCACATCGGATTCTCGATCTGGACCCTGTGGTCCGTTCTGGTCCTCTTCATGGGCCCGGAGTACGGACTGACCCCGGCCGACAAGTTCATGCTGACCTCGATGGTCACGCTCGTCGGCGCCGTCGTCCGAGTCCCCTACACCTTCGCCGTCGCGATCTTCGGCGGCCGGAACTGGACGATCATCTCCGCCGGCCTCCTCCTCGTCCCGACCGTCGCCGCGTTCACCGTGATGGAACCGGGCACCTCCTTCTCCACCTTCCTCCTCGTCGGCCTGCTCGCCGGCATCGGCGGCGGCAACTTCGCCTCCTCCATGACCAACATCAACGCCTTCTTCCCGCTGCGGAAGAAGGGCTGGGCCCTCGGCCTGAACGCGGGCGGCGGCAACATCGGCGTACCGGTGATCCAGCTGGCCGCCCTCGCGATCATCGGCGCCGGCGGCGGGCCGCGCGTGCTGCTCGGGATCTACATCCCGCTGATCCTCGTGGCCGCCGTCATGGCCGCGCTCTTCATGGACAACCTCGAGAACGTGAAGAACGACACCGGCGCCGCCAAGGACGCCGCGCGGGACGCCCACACGTGGATCATGTCCTTCCTCTACATCGGCACGTTCGGGTCCTTCATCGGCTACAGCTTCGCCTTCGGGCAGGTCCTCCAGAACCAGTTCGGACGCACCCCGCTGGAGGCGGCGTACGTCACCTTCATCGGTCCGCTCCTCGGCTCGCTGATCCGGCCGCTGGGCGGCTGGATGGCCGACAAGTACGGCGGCGCGAAGATCAGCCTGTGGAACTACGTCGCCATGGGAGTCGCCACGTCGGTGCTGATCGGTGCCTCCATGGAGAAGTCGCTGGCGCTGTTCACCGCCGCGTTCGTGGTGCTGTTCGTGCTCAGCGGGCTCGGCAACGGCTCGACGTTCAAGATGATCCCGGGCATCTTCCAGAACAAGGCCCTCGCCAAGGGACTGGAGGGCGAGGCTGCCGCGGCCTACGGGCGCCGGCTCTCCGGGGCATCCATGGGCCTCATCGGCGCGGTGGGCGCGCTCGGCGGCGTCGGCATCAACCTCGCCTTCCGCCAGTCCTTCCTCTCCTACGGCTCCGGCACCGGGGCGTTCGTCGCCTTCCTCGCCTTCTACGCGGTGTGCTTCGCGGTCACCTGGGCCGTATACCTTCGCCGTACGGCTCCCCGGGTACCCGCCACCACGGCGACCTCGGAGGCGAAGCCGCAGCTCAGCTACGCCAAGGTGTGA
- a CDS encoding uroporphyrinogen-III synthase: MYEEEQRPDHGPLAGFTVGVTAARRADELGTLLQRRGAAVLHAPALRIVQLADDSELLGATKELIRQVPDIVVATTAIGFRGWVEAADGWGLGDDLLSRLGGARILARGPKVKGAVRAAGLTEEWSPSSESMAEVLDRLLEEGVDGRRIAIQLHGEPLPGFVEALREGGAEVVGVPVYRWMPPEDIAPVDRLLDATVSRGVDALTFTSAPAAASLLSRAEERGMLPEVLGALSHDVLPACVGPVTALPLQSRGIDTIQPERFRLGPLVQLLCKELPGRARSLPIAGHRVEIRGHAVLVDGDLKPVPPAGMSLLRALSRRPGWVVARAELLRALPGSGRDEHAVETAMARLRTALGTPKLIQTVVKRGYRLALDPAAETKYADA, translated from the coding sequence ATGTACGAGGAAGAACAGCGACCGGACCACGGACCCCTGGCGGGTTTCACCGTGGGCGTGACGGCCGCGCGCCGGGCCGACGAGCTGGGGACGCTGCTCCAGCGGCGCGGTGCCGCCGTCCTGCACGCCCCTGCCCTGCGGATCGTGCAGCTCGCCGACGACAGCGAACTGCTGGGCGCGACGAAGGAGCTCATCCGCCAGGTGCCGGACATCGTGGTCGCCACGACCGCGATCGGCTTCCGGGGCTGGGTCGAGGCCGCTGACGGCTGGGGACTCGGCGACGATCTGCTGTCGCGGCTCGGCGGTGCACGGATCCTGGCGCGCGGGCCCAAGGTCAAGGGCGCGGTCCGGGCCGCCGGGCTGACGGAGGAGTGGTCGCCGTCGTCGGAGTCCATGGCCGAGGTGCTCGACCGGCTGCTGGAGGAGGGCGTCGACGGGCGGCGGATCGCCATCCAGCTGCACGGTGAGCCGCTGCCCGGGTTCGTGGAGGCGCTGCGGGAGGGCGGGGCGGAGGTCGTGGGCGTGCCCGTCTACCGGTGGATGCCGCCGGAGGACATCGCCCCGGTGGACCGCCTCCTGGACGCGACGGTCTCCCGGGGCGTGGACGCGCTGACCTTCACCAGCGCCCCGGCCGCGGCCTCCCTGCTCTCCCGGGCGGAGGAGCGCGGGATGCTCCCCGAGGTGCTGGGGGCCCTGAGCCACGACGTGCTGCCGGCCTGCGTCGGCCCGGTCACCGCCCTGCCGCTGCAATCCCGCGGCATCGACACGATCCAGCCCGAGCGCTTCCGGCTCGGCCCCCTCGTCCAGCTCCTCTGCAAGGAACTGCCCGGCCGGGCACGCTCGCTGCCGATCGCCGGGCACCGGGTGGAGATCCGCGGCCACGCCGTCCTGGTCGACGGCGACCTCAAGCCCGTGCCGCCCGCCGGCATGTCCCTGCTCCGTGCCCTCTCCCGCCGCCCCGGCTGGGTGGTCGCCCGCGCGGAACTCCTGCGCGCCCTCCCCGGCTCGGGCCGCGACGAACACGCGGTCGAGACGGCCATGGCCCGTCTCCGCACGGCCCTCGGCACCCCGAAACTGATCCAGACGGTGGTCAAGCGGGGTTACCGCCTCGCCCTGGACCCGGCAGCGGAGACGAAGTACGCGGACGCGTGA
- a CDS encoding CGNR zinc finger domain-containing protein encodes MALGTATAPYELRFDAGRICLDLLSTTHPEERLDSVDVLRAWITGSGLVPADTALAHADAAWLVAFRELRGQVDRLVRGWSGSGARAYDFALARVNDVARTAPPAPCAVRGGDGELVRQLDGPPGCPALLAAVARDAVDLLTDPAARAALRQCEGDSCPIVYLDTSRGRRRRWCSSEVCGNRERVARHRRRAALTRV; translated from the coding sequence ATGGCACTGGGTACGGCCACGGCCCCGTACGAGCTGCGGTTCGACGCCGGGCGGATCTGCCTCGATCTGCTCTCCACCACGCATCCGGAGGAACGGCTCGACTCCGTGGACGTGCTGCGCGCCTGGATCACCGGCTCCGGGCTGGTCCCGGCGGACACCGCCCTGGCCCACGCCGACGCCGCCTGGCTGGTCGCCTTCCGCGAACTGCGCGGCCAGGTCGACCGGTTGGTGCGCGGCTGGTCGGGATCCGGAGCCCGGGCGTACGACTTCGCGCTCGCGCGCGTCAACGACGTCGCCCGTACCGCGCCCCCGGCCCCGTGCGCCGTCCGAGGGGGAGACGGCGAGCTCGTACGGCAGTTGGACGGCCCGCCCGGCTGCCCCGCCCTGCTCGCGGCCGTCGCCCGGGACGCCGTGGACCTGCTGACCGACCCCGCCGCCCGCGCGGCCCTGCGCCAGTGCGAGGGCGACAGCTGTCCCATCGTGTACCTCGACACCTCCCGGGGGCGCAGGAGGCGCTGGTGCTCCAGCGAGGTCTGCGGGAACCGCGAACGGGTGGCCCGGCACCGCCGCCGCGCGGCGCTCACCCGCGTTTAA
- a CDS encoding sigma-70 family RNA polymerase sigma factor, which yields MSQPSEPDEELMRALYREHAGPLLAYVLRLVAGDRQRAEDVVQETLIRAWKNAGQLNRATGSVRPWLVTVARRIVIDGHRSRQARPQEVDPSPLEVIPAEDEIDKALWLMTLSDALDDLTPAHREVLVETYFKGRTVNEAAETLGIPSGTVRSRVFYALRSMKLALEERGVTA from the coding sequence ATGTCCCAGCCCTCGGAACCCGACGAGGAGCTGATGCGTGCGCTGTATCGCGAACACGCCGGACCCCTGCTGGCGTACGTCCTGCGCCTGGTCGCCGGAGACCGGCAGCGCGCCGAGGACGTCGTGCAGGAGACGCTCATCCGTGCCTGGAAGAACGCCGGTCAGCTCAATCGGGCGACCGGATCGGTACGCCCCTGGCTGGTGACGGTCGCCCGGCGCATCGTCATCGACGGCCACCGCAGCCGGCAGGCCCGGCCGCAGGAGGTCGACCCGTCGCCGCTGGAGGTCATCCCCGCGGAGGACGAGATCGACAAGGCGCTGTGGCTGATGACTCTGTCGGACGCACTCGACGACCTGACCCCCGCCCACCGGGAGGTGCTCGTCGAGACGTACTTCAAGGGGCGTACCGTCAACGAGGCGGCCGAAACCCTGGGCATACCCAGCGGAACCGTCCGCTCCAGGGTCTTCTACGCTCTGCGTTCCATGAAGCTGGCACTGGAGGAGCGGGGGGTGACGGCGTGA
- a CDS encoding anti-sigma factor family protein has translation MSVYGGNQGFGTGGMGMSGPMQESPVPNEHETVGAYALGILDDAEATAFEAHLATCEWCAQQLDELAGMEPMLAALADLPGSGTPAIGESLSAKPRPRLVEKLVDEVADRRAQKRRRSFYMVAAAGALIIGGPFVAVATNSGGDGGGAENRPLAASPAKEAFDGISDKISATDPTTKVTATVALQKKDWGTGVVTELKNVKGPLKCALVAVGKNGERETLSSWSVPEWGYGLPDAKSEKAKEPLYVQGGAAFGPNEIDHFEVVTFDGKRLVEVDA, from the coding sequence ATGAGTGTTTACGGGGGTAACCAGGGGTTCGGTACGGGAGGCATGGGTATGTCTGGTCCCATGCAGGAATCTCCGGTGCCGAACGAGCACGAGACCGTCGGCGCCTACGCTCTCGGCATCCTCGACGACGCCGAAGCAACCGCTTTCGAAGCCCACCTCGCGACCTGTGAATGGTGCGCCCAGCAGCTCGACGAACTGGCCGGCATGGAGCCGATGCTCGCCGCCCTCGCCGACCTGCCCGGCTCCGGCACACCGGCGATCGGCGAGTCGCTGTCCGCGAAGCCCCGGCCGCGCCTGGTGGAGAAGCTGGTCGACGAGGTCGCCGACCGCCGCGCCCAGAAGCGCCGCCGCAGTTTCTACATGGTGGCCGCGGCCGGCGCGCTGATCATCGGCGGCCCCTTCGTCGCGGTGGCGACGAACAGCGGCGGTGACGGCGGCGGCGCGGAGAACCGCCCGCTCGCGGCGAGCCCCGCCAAGGAGGCCTTCGACGGCATCTCCGACAAGATCTCGGCCACCGACCCGACCACCAAGGTCACCGCGACGGTCGCCCTCCAGAAGAAGGACTGGGGGACGGGCGTGGTCACCGAGCTCAAGAACGTCAAGGGCCCGCTGAAGTGCGCCCTCGTCGCGGTCGGCAAGAACGGCGAGCGGGAGACCCTCTCCTCCTGGTCCGTCCCGGAATGGGGCTACGGCCTCCCGGACGCCAAGTCCGAGAAGGCCAAGGAGCCCCTGTACGTCCAGGGCGGCGCCGCCTTCGGGCCGAACGAGATCGACCACTTCGAGGTCGTGACCTTCGACGGCAAGCGGCTGGTCGAGGTCGACGCGTAG